The following are encoded in a window of Mycobacteroides chelonae CCUG 47445 genomic DNA:
- a CDS encoding nuclear transport factor 2 family protein: protein MSRLEKLGPSPEHAQYQALMPEFWKKVRQQEKNDIERGLPAQGRTEFAYTWFDAWAEQDIKKIDYCIADECSYIDSTTFQENRLGRQFTIDNCQAAFDVFPDFAFYPQDGTNRSLPYWDYFDDQWRVTIPWRGIGRMIGETIEPNTGATLKGTGRCLNFIGIDRYTLTEDFKITHIDTDWDMLYGAAQLAGLGSLMRSQGLQRIGLRAASLVAPVFRLVTLLTAR, encoded by the coding sequence ATGAGCAGGTTGGAAAAGTTGGGCCCCTCACCGGAACACGCGCAGTATCAGGCGCTCATGCCGGAGTTCTGGAAGAAGGTGCGGCAGCAAGAAAAGAACGACATCGAGCGCGGACTTCCTGCCCAGGGCCGAACAGAGTTCGCCTACACATGGTTTGATGCCTGGGCCGAGCAGGACATCAAGAAGATCGATTACTGCATCGCCGACGAGTGTAGCTACATCGACAGCACGACCTTCCAGGAGAACAGACTCGGACGTCAGTTCACGATCGACAACTGCCAGGCCGCCTTCGACGTCTTCCCCGACTTTGCGTTCTACCCACAGGACGGAACCAACCGGTCACTGCCCTACTGGGACTACTTCGACGACCAGTGGCGGGTGACCATTCCGTGGCGAGGTATCGGCCGCATGATAGGTGAGACCATCGAGCCCAACACCGGAGCCACACTCAAGGGAACCGGCCGTTGCCTGAATTTCATTGGTATCGACCGCTATACACTGACCGAAGACTTCAAGATCACCCACATCGACACCGACTGGGACATGCTTTACGGTGCCGCACAGCTCGCGGGGTTAGGCTCCCTCATGCGCAGCCAGGGGCTTCAAAGGATCGGGCTGCGTGCCGCCAGCCTGGTCGCACCGGTGTTCCGTCTGGTTACGCTCCTAACCGCCAGGTGA
- a CDS encoding ABC transporter permease translates to MTTYAEAPAATEVGRGNALTSGSVEKPARTLTGFLAMTRDVLVAALTRPPAGREFLRQVGAIARISVLPMCMVAIPLAVVIVLVLEALVFGPTGFPAHAVLVAAAAGATVVFAEADSARIQEQIGAMRSSGIDITHGYVVPRVLATAVAAVPLAFIAAGAAGVYFFSAFGKHTPLSLFIENLTQLLSPVNVLIVIIEAAALGLIAGLIACYRGVTAA, encoded by the coding sequence GTGACTACGTACGCAGAGGCCCCGGCGGCAACCGAAGTGGGCCGAGGGAATGCCCTGACCTCGGGTTCTGTCGAGAAGCCGGCACGCACACTGACCGGCTTCCTGGCGATGACGCGGGACGTGCTCGTTGCCGCGCTGACTCGGCCGCCCGCCGGGCGCGAGTTCCTCCGGCAGGTGGGCGCGATAGCCAGAATCTCGGTGCTGCCGATGTGCATGGTGGCGATACCGCTGGCGGTGGTGATCGTGCTTGTTCTGGAGGCTTTGGTGTTCGGCCCGACGGGATTCCCCGCGCACGCAGTCCTGGTGGCTGCGGCCGCCGGCGCGACAGTGGTGTTCGCCGAAGCTGATTCCGCACGGATCCAAGAGCAGATCGGCGCGATGCGCAGCAGCGGTATCGACATCACACACGGGTACGTCGTCCCGCGCGTGCTCGCCACCGCTGTCGCGGCGGTGCCGTTGGCCTTCATAGCCGCTGGAGCAGCGGGCGTCTACTTCTTCTCGGCGTTCGGCAAGCACACTCCGTTGAGTCTTTTCATCGAGAATTTGACGCAGTTGTTGAGTCCAGTGAATGTGCTGATCGTGATCATCGAGGCTGCGGCCCTTGGGCTTATCGCGGGCCTCATCGCCTGCTACCGAGGTGTCACCGCCGCGTAG